In one window of Armatimonadota bacterium DNA:
- a CDS encoding glycosyltransferase family 9 protein: MAFSRILIVKLSSLGDVIHSLPVAGAVRRRFSDAEISWLVGPASASVVGMCRHVDRVVVWEPGRRSRLALASDLRGVHARVALDMQGLLRTAGLAWLSGARWRIGFRSFQEGGFVLCNLRVVPPRTDIHAVDAYREFGRRLGADDGSPDFGLAVPRWAQRRAAALVPAGRGGRRIALLPGTRWPTKKWPARHFAALARDLDELGAQSVVLGDRDDRLDGSTIASAAPHSAVDLTGRTSLVESAAVIAHCDLAVGNDSGSMHLAAALGTPVVALFGPTDPVRTGPYGAGHAVLEAPVPCVRCRRRRCRFPCMEKLRPEIVLQAVRTRLGW; the protein is encoded by the coding sequence ATGGCGTTTTCGCGCATTCTCATAGTCAAGCTCAGCTCGCTGGGCGACGTCATCCACTCGCTGCCGGTGGCTGGTGCGGTGCGACGCCGGTTTTCCGACGCGGAGATCTCGTGGCTGGTAGGGCCGGCATCGGCGAGCGTGGTGGGCATGTGCCGGCACGTAGATCGAGTCGTCGTGTGGGAGCCGGGCAGACGCAGTCGGCTCGCGCTGGCCTCGGATCTGCGTGGGGTTCACGCGCGGGTCGCCTTGGACATGCAGGGGCTCTTGCGCACCGCCGGACTTGCGTGGCTCAGCGGCGCGCGATGGCGCATCGGCTTCCGCTCTTTCCAGGAGGGCGGGTTCGTGCTCTGCAACCTGCGCGTCGTGCCGCCCCGCACCGATATTCACGCGGTTGATGCATATCGCGAGTTCGGTCGGCGCCTCGGTGCCGACGATGGATCGCCTGACTTCGGCCTCGCGGTGCCGCGGTGGGCGCAACGGCGCGCGGCGGCGCTGGTTCCCGCCGGCCGGGGCGGGCGGAGGATCGCCCTTCTGCCGGGCACGCGTTGGCCGACGAAGAAATGGCCGGCGCGGCACTTCGCGGCGCTGGCGAGAGACCTAGACGAACTGGGCGCGCAGTCCGTCGTGCTGGGCGATCGCGACGACCGGCTAGACGGCTCCACGATCGCGTCGGCTGCTCCTCACTCCGCGGTTGACCTGACCGGGCGGACGTCCCTGGTGGAGTCGGCTGCGGTCATCGCTCACTGCGACCTGGCGGTGGGCAACGACTCCGGCTCGATGCATCTCGCAGCCGCGCTGGGCACACCAGTGGTGGCGCTGTTCGGGCCGACCGACCCGGTGCGGACCGGGCCGTATGGGGCGGGGCACGCCGTGCTGGAAGCACCGGTCCCGTGCGTGCGATGCCGGCGCCGCAGGTGTCGTTTCCCCTGCATGGAGAAGTTGCGCCCGGAGATTGTGCTGCAGGCGGTGCGGACACGCCTCGGCTGGTAA
- a CDS encoding glycosyltransferase, with protein sequence MSALTILHLLPWLNYGGVEKYVIGLSAALQRRGHRCIIVSSGGKLEGEADAAGIRHIPLHIRGRRGLSAVPRLAAIIDREHVDLLAAHNWTAGAVGFLASRLARIPYCFTVHGMREPIQRFLVYYWGEKVITVSAAGRDHLIRKFHLPPQRVVTSVIGVDAERFRPGPPALSLVHELGLDRAAPKIVHVSRFSRGKGEVALRLIEAARGIEGTAPGFQAIIAGVGALADEIAARADDANRGLGRRAFVFVGGRSDVPELMSLADVVVGTATVALEAMACGKPVVAAGKAGFVGVVTPETLAAANATCFGDHAAPERVTFDNLAGAIGGVLSDASRGEELREFSRRAVLRSFTMGHAAESVERVYGDVLSGSRPVRRIAAFHLNQVGDLLFSLPTLAALRRRFPHAEITSVLRPNLAELMQECPFIDNVILRRGGVAREIRVAQELRRRGVDVAVAFSQSSSTALQTFVCGARTRIGFVDADTGWLLNRRVHVRGLPWPGKLGRLAICLGADAPGSSYVGMLRIPSAVRKRAGALLQGHGVESAARLAVIAPAASGRQRYKGWYPARFAEVGDYLHERWRTTVVLVGAPGEAVEVSRVASAMSARAVNLTGETSTGELAAILERADLLVGVDSGPVHLAAAMGTPVVVLFGPTDPSRTAPQGEGHEVVTAGLDCGPCTKPCATMECMKAITVELVTAAVDKVFARAK encoded by the coding sequence ATGAGCGCACTCACCATACTCCATCTGCTGCCGTGGCTGAACTACGGGGGCGTCGAGAAGTACGTCATCGGCCTCAGCGCGGCCCTGCAGCGGCGCGGTCATCGCTGCATCATCGTCAGCAGCGGCGGAAAGCTGGAAGGAGAGGCGGACGCCGCTGGCATCCGCCACATTCCACTACACATCCGCGGACGGCGCGGGCTTTCCGCCGTCCCCAGACTCGCTGCAATCATTGACCGCGAGCACGTTGACCTGCTCGCCGCGCACAACTGGACCGCGGGCGCCGTTGGCTTCCTGGCGAGCCGGCTGGCGCGTATCCCGTACTGCTTCACGGTTCATGGGATGCGCGAGCCGATCCAGCGTTTCCTCGTGTACTATTGGGGAGAGAAGGTGATCACGGTGAGCGCGGCCGGCCGCGACCACCTGATACGCAAGTTCCATCTCCCGCCCCAGCGCGTCGTGACCAGCGTGATCGGAGTTGATGCCGAGAGATTCCGCCCGGGCCCTCCGGCGTTGTCGCTCGTTCATGAACTCGGCCTCGACCGCGCGGCGCCCAAGATCGTGCACGTCAGCCGTTTCAGTCGAGGCAAGGGCGAGGTCGCGCTGCGTTTGATCGAGGCGGCGCGGGGGATCGAGGGCACTGCCCCCGGCTTCCAGGCAATCATCGCCGGTGTTGGAGCACTGGCTGATGAGATTGCAGCTCGCGCCGACGACGCCAACCGTGGCCTCGGCCGCCGCGCGTTTGTGTTTGTCGGCGGCCGGTCCGATGTGCCGGAGCTGATGAGCCTAGCCGACGTCGTCGTAGGGACGGCTACGGTCGCGTTGGAAGCGATGGCGTGCGGCAAGCCGGTCGTCGCGGCGGGCAAGGCGGGTTTTGTGGGTGTTGTAACGCCGGAGACCCTTGCGGCGGCGAATGCGACGTGCTTCGGCGATCACGCAGCCCCTGAACGGGTTACGTTCGACAACCTTGCAGGAGCCATCGGAGGCGTGCTTTCCGATGCCAGCAGGGGCGAGGAACTCCGCGAGTTCAGCAGGCGAGCGGTACTGCGTTCGTTCACGATGGGCCATGCCGCGGAGAGCGTCGAGCGCGTGTACGGTGACGTGTTGTCGGGGAGCAGGCCTGTGCGCCGCATCGCGGCATTCCACCTCAACCAGGTCGGCGACTTGCTCTTCTCTCTGCCGACGCTCGCTGCGCTGCGGCGGCGGTTCCCGCACGCGGAGATCACCAGCGTACTGCGGCCGAATCTGGCCGAGTTGATGCAGGAGTGCCCGTTCATAGACAACGTCATCCTTCGTCGGGGCGGCGTCGCGCGCGAAATCCGCGTCGCGCAAGAGCTGCGGCGCCGCGGCGTTGACGTTGCGGTCGCCTTCTCGCAGTCCTCGTCAACGGCGTTGCAGACATTCGTCTGCGGGGCGCGCACGCGGATCGGTTTCGTGGATGCGGACACGGGCTGGCTGTTGAATCGGCGGGTGCACGTACGCGGCCTGCCGTGGCCGGGGAAGCTCGGGCGACTGGCCATATGCCTCGGCGCGGATGCACCGGGCAGTAGTTATGTTGGTATGCTGCGCATCCCATCGGCTGTGCGCAAGCGCGCTGGCGCGCTGCTGCAAGGCCACGGGGTCGAGTCTGCCGCAAGGCTTGCGGTTATCGCCCCTGCCGCATCCGGCCGGCAGCGATACAAGGGGTGGTACCCGGCGCGGTTCGCGGAGGTCGGTGACTATCTGCACGAGCGGTGGCGCACGACGGTCGTGCTGGTTGGCGCGCCGGGCGAAGCGGTCGAGGTCAGCCGGGTCGCAAGCGCGATGTCGGCGCGGGCGGTAAACCTGACAGGCGAAACAAGCACCGGTGAACTGGCGGCCATCCTCGAGCGCGCCGACCTGCTCGTGGGTGTGGACAGCGGCCCGGTTCACCTTGCCGCCGCGATGGGCACTCCCGTGGTGGTTCTATTCGGGCCGACTGACCCATCGCGCACCGCGCCGCAGGGAGAGGGACACGAAGTGGTGACGGCGGGGCTCGATTGCGGTCCCTGCACGAAGCCCTGCGCGACTATGGAGTGCATGAAGGCGATAACGGTGGAACTGGTGACTGCGGCGGTGGACAAGGTCTTCGCGCGGGCGAAGTAG
- a CDS encoding class I SAM-dependent methyltransferase gives MSPHTTDTGRCYLCGAHGRSLLIEVAGTKIVRCEQCGLAGTLDVTDEPSYNEAYLHCERAGVEPSPAEIERSVRVERRRMARVRRAAPGRRLLEIGVGHGYFLEAARRGGFDVRGMDISSAAADFCRRHFGLRVEVSSLEDATYPAEALDVVAAWHVLEHLADPLNALSKIRGWLAPGGIIAVEVPNYESYDARVLGLAWHGWQPVYHRWHFAPMALEAMLRQAGFTILQIWRSPSSCARERLKRIPVLGVLRRILARRYPGTGVGAIARK, from the coding sequence ATGAGTCCACACACCACAGACACCGGCCGGTGCTACCTCTGCGGCGCGCATGGGCGCTCACTTCTGATCGAGGTCGCCGGGACAAAGATCGTACGCTGCGAGCAGTGCGGGTTGGCGGGGACGCTCGACGTTACCGACGAGCCGTCATACAATGAGGCGTATCTGCACTGCGAGCGAGCCGGCGTTGAGCCGTCACCGGCTGAGATTGAACGCTCGGTGCGCGTTGAGCGGCGCCGTATGGCCCGGGTGCGCCGCGCCGCGCCGGGGCGACGACTGCTGGAGATCGGCGTTGGCCACGGCTACTTCCTGGAGGCGGCGCGGAGAGGCGGGTTCGACGTGCGCGGGATGGACATCTCCAGCGCCGCCGCGGACTTCTGCCGTCGCCACTTTGGGCTCCGCGTCGAGGTGAGTTCGCTCGAGGACGCCACTTACCCCGCCGAGGCGCTCGACGTCGTCGCCGCATGGCATGTCCTGGAGCACCTCGCAGACCCACTCAACGCGCTGAGCAAGATACGTGGGTGGCTGGCGCCGGGCGGCATCATTGCCGTCGAGGTGCCAAACTACGAGTCTTACGATGCGCGCGTGCTTGGCCTGGCATGGCACGGGTGGCAGCCTGTATACCACCGCTGGCATTTCGCGCCGATGGCGCTGGAGGCGATGCTACGTCAAGCGGGATTCACGATCCTCCAGATCTGGCGCTCGCCTTCATCCTGCGCGCGCGAACGACTGAAGCGCATCCCGGTGCTCGGCGTTCTCCGGCGCATCCTCGCGCGCCGCTATCCCGGCACCGGCGTCGGCGCCATTGCCAGGAAGTAG
- a CDS encoding glycosyltransferase family 2 protein: MAAARGPRAGEQNHLFQTMTANDPKCAAGGQPAPDPALTFIIITWNSRHVIGKCLETLRATRGGCPGVVVVVDNASTDGTAEAVARACPQAQVVRHQRNLGFAAAANRGLAAVRTPFAVILNPDTFVSPDIAVELARRMTHMPEVGIATCRLLTPAGSEHPSYGLRYPGERRAIATGATGGPGVLEVAYVYGALMVVQMDAARQVGPFDERFFMYYEDADWCCRMRRAGWRVVLFADRCATHLGGESSTGVSGPSVAERYFRSELLFRGKHYPGASHWYLLAKRTVATIIRLGTYSCLCAVSNHQGLWRKWIKYRARAAVLMEYLLQRPTADQR, translated from the coding sequence GTGGCCGCCGCGAGAGGGCCGCGCGCAGGCGAACAGAATCATCTGTTCCAGACCATGACCGCGAACGACCCGAAATGCGCCGCCGGCGGCCAGCCGGCCCCGGACCCCGCGCTCACGTTCATCATCATCACGTGGAATAGCCGGCACGTCATTGGCAAGTGCCTGGAAACGCTGCGCGCGACGCGTGGCGGCTGCCCGGGCGTCGTGGTCGTTGTGGACAACGCTTCCACCGATGGCACGGCCGAGGCCGTCGCGAGGGCGTGCCCCCAAGCGCAAGTCGTGCGGCACCAACGCAATCTGGGGTTTGCCGCAGCCGCGAACCGAGGCTTGGCGGCGGTGCGAACGCCGTTCGCCGTCATCCTGAACCCCGACACCTTTGTTTCCCCGGATATCGCTGTCGAACTGGCGCGGCGCATGACGCACATGCCCGAAGTCGGCATCGCCACCTGCCGTCTGCTGACGCCCGCCGGCTCCGAACATCCTTCGTACGGCCTGCGTTACCCCGGCGAGCGGCGCGCGATTGCCACCGGCGCCACCGGCGGCCCGGGAGTGCTTGAGGTCGCGTACGTGTATGGGGCGCTCATGGTCGTCCAGATGGACGCCGCGCGGCAGGTGGGGCCGTTCGACGAGCGATTCTTCATGTACTACGAGGACGCGGACTGGTGCTGTCGGATGCGCCGCGCGGGATGGCGCGTGGTGCTTTTCGCCGACCGCTGCGCAACACATCTCGGGGGCGAGTCCTCCACCGGCGTGTCCGGCCCCAGCGTCGCCGAGCGCTACTTCCGCTCCGAGTTGCTGTTCCGGGGAAAGCACTACCCCGGCGCAAGCCACTGGTACCTGCTCGCCAAACGAACCGTGGCGACTATCATTCGTCTCGGCACGTACAGCTGCCTCTGTGCTGTCAGCAATCATCAGGGCCTGTGGCGTAAATGGATCAAGTATCGAGCGCGGGCGGCGGTCCTGATGGAGTATCTGCTCCAGCGCCCGACCGCCGACCAGCGTTAA
- a CDS encoding alkaline phosphatase family protein: MPQHRPRAIVVGIDSVSMKLLKRFAAEGCLPHISELIARGAALHAMSCIPAYTPTNWATLATGAWPGTHGAGLWHDTAPADPPHRQPMSTFDSRAITAETVWEAAEQQGLTSLVIAYPGSYPSRLRRGMVVAPLPQGLWSWDVVHGREYCAGVERRGAQALALEGAADWPGMPTDSLKALVPVTEAGSRDASVVGAVEDGATAAGRQAGDARSVSFWLVVPKGAAGYDRALLFDDAGGAKPVAEMRSGEWSEWIIRELPTASGPRAVSVRFKLLELSADGARIRLVRSAMYPTTDFTDPAELSPELIERIGPYFEHAALANASDFASYEESVYDEMEYQVDWQVKAAAHLLNTRGWDIFYNHWHFPDSVQHRFMSQADPDSPHYDPAHADAYLSVLRRSCELGDRLLGGLAELAGPETCIAVVSDHGNASNKYACHLGRRLQEVGLLRRTGPSDDDPIDWANTLAYQHGSFQVNVNLRGREAHGSVEPAEHDRVVDEIINALLDWRNDDGMRAVAFALRKKDAPIIGYWGERTGDVVFIYNAGFAWVKPHGDATIAPAPPGANHGPQVPTAETALSSNLAAWVIAGPGIKQGYERDMNRLGPSRLIDFVPTLCHALGITPPVDCQGAVEYDIFER, encoded by the coding sequence ATGCCACAGCACCGCCCCCGCGCGATCGTCGTCGGGATAGACTCGGTATCCATGAAACTGCTCAAGCGCTTCGCCGCGGAGGGATGCCTGCCGCACATCTCCGAACTCATAGCGCGCGGCGCCGCGCTGCACGCGATGTCATGCATCCCCGCCTACACGCCCACCAACTGGGCCACCCTGGCCACCGGCGCGTGGCCGGGCACGCACGGAGCGGGGCTGTGGCACGATACCGCCCCCGCCGACCCGCCGCACCGCCAGCCGATGTCAACCTTCGATTCGCGCGCCATCACGGCCGAGACCGTGTGGGAGGCGGCGGAACAGCAGGGGCTCACGTCCCTCGTAATCGCATATCCCGGGTCGTACCCGTCGCGGCTCAGGCGGGGGATGGTCGTCGCGCCGCTGCCGCAAGGGCTCTGGTCGTGGGATGTCGTGCACGGGCGCGAATACTGCGCGGGCGTCGAGCGGCGCGGCGCGCAGGCGCTGGCGCTCGAGGGTGCCGCCGACTGGCCCGGCATGCCCACGGATTCCCTCAAGGCGCTCGTGCCCGTCACCGAGGCCGGCTCACGCGACGCCTCCGTCGTCGGCGCCGTCGAGGACGGCGCCACCGCTGCCGGTCGCCAGGCCGGCGACGCCCGCAGTGTGAGCTTCTGGCTGGTCGTTCCGAAGGGAGCCGCGGGCTATGATCGAGCGCTTCTCTTCGACGACGCCGGCGGCGCGAAGCCGGTCGCTGAGATGCGCTCCGGCGAATGGAGCGAATGGATCATTCGGGAACTGCCGACCGCCTCTGGCCCGCGTGCGGTGTCGGTCAGATTCAAGCTGCTGGAGCTGAGTGCGGACGGCGCGCGCATTCGACTCGTGCGCTCGGCCATGTATCCCACTACCGATTTCACGGATCCCGCGGAGCTGTCGCCGGAGCTCATCGAGAGAATCGGTCCGTACTTCGAGCATGCCGCTCTGGCCAATGCCTCCGACTTTGCGTCGTATGAGGAATCGGTGTACGACGAGATGGAGTATCAGGTGGATTGGCAGGTGAAGGCGGCGGCGCACTTGCTGAACACGCGGGGCTGGGACATCTTCTACAACCACTGGCACTTCCCCGATTCGGTGCAGCATCGCTTCATGAGCCAGGCCGATCCCGACTCACCGCATTACGACCCCGCGCACGCGGACGCCTATCTCTCCGTGCTGCGGCGGTCGTGCGAGTTGGGCGACCGCCTGCTCGGCGGGCTGGCGGAGTTGGCCGGGCCGGAGACGTGCATTGCAGTCGTGTCAGACCACGGCAATGCGAGCAACAAGTACGCGTGCCATCTCGGCCGACGGCTTCAGGAGGTGGGCCTGCTGCGGCGCACCGGCCCGAGTGACGACGACCCGATCGACTGGGCGAATACGCTCGCCTACCAGCACGGCAGCTTTCAGGTCAACGTGAACCTTCGCGGCCGCGAGGCACACGGGTCAGTCGAGCCGGCGGAGCACGATCGCGTGGTGGATGAAATCATCAACGCGCTGCTGGACTGGCGCAATGACGACGGGATGCGCGCGGTGGCGTTTGCGCTGAGGAAAAAGGATGCGCCGATCATCGGTTACTGGGGCGAGCGGACGGGGGACGTGGTGTTCATCTACAACGCGGGCTTCGCGTGGGTCAAGCCGCACGGCGATGCGACGATTGCGCCTGCGCCGCCGGGAGCGAACCACGGGCCGCAGGTGCCGACCGCCGAAACCGCGCTGAGCAGCAACCTCGCGGCATGGGTCATCGCCGGTCCGGGCATCAAGCAGGGCTACGAGCGCGACATGAACCGCCTCGGCCCATCGCGGCTGATAGACTTCGTCCCGACCCTCTGCCACGCCCTG